A stretch of the Limnothrix sp. FACHB-406 genome encodes the following:
- a CDS encoding polysaccharide biosynthesis/export family protein, producing the protein MSALLQSPRPSSRITALLVSILGGCCWGSIAQPVAAQPLGPFDEPALSAPDGPSSVAAPDSTLNPSANSTSGNSTPDSAPNSAPNSATLQPLLRLLPAPTSTSAGSVLDPTLQPPIDGYQLDTGDRLQVEIFDVPEFSNRIYLVLVDGTISVPWIGSVRARGLTPQQLASALSQAYRPFVKTPIITVNVLTPRPVRIGVSGEVNRPGSYAIEVSNRDVAPNQLPLQWPDVTRAIVAAGGITPLADIRNIRLRRSDPSGTPQDQTLNLWQLLESGDLSQNILLRDGDMLMIPKASTFSSEEVSRVARASFAPETIGVNVVGEVKAPGLIKLPPNATLNQAVLAAGGFLRPRAVSSQVDLIRINPDGSATARRIPIDLQAGLNEETNPLLLNNDIVVINTNGVTRITDFLRVLLSPVDNLSNLRRLLAPSVPDFQ; encoded by the coding sequence ATGTCAGCCCTGCTTCAAAGCCCTCGGCCGTCGAGTCGAATAACTGCACTGCTTGTTAGCATTTTGGGTGGTTGCTGTTGGGGATCGATCGCCCAGCCCGTGGCGGCCCAGCCCCTTGGCCCTTTTGATGAACCGGCCCTCAGTGCGCCCGACGGCCCCTCCAGCGTTGCAGCACCCGATTCCACCCTTAATCCATCGGCTAACTCCACCTCCGGCAATTCCACGCCAGATTCCGCGCCAAACTCTGCGCCGAATTCTGCAACCCTCCAGCCTTTGCTCCGATTGCTTCCGGCTCCCACGTCCACCTCGGCGGGTTCCGTGCTTGATCCAACACTTCAGCCCCCGATCGATGGATATCAATTGGATACGGGCGATCGGCTACAGGTGGAAATTTTTGATGTGCCCGAATTCAGCAACCGTATCTACCTGGTGCTGGTTGATGGCACGATTTCCGTGCCCTGGATTGGTTCTGTGCGGGCCCGAGGCTTAACTCCTCAGCAATTGGCCAGTGCCCTCAGCCAGGCCTATCGCCCCTTCGTCAAGACCCCGATCATCACCGTCAATGTTTTAACGCCCCGCCCGGTTCGGATTGGCGTTTCTGGGGAAGTGAATCGGCCCGGCTCCTACGCGATCGAGGTCAGCAATCGGGACGTAGCGCCCAATCAGTTACCCCTTCAATGGCCAGACGTGACTCGGGCGATCGTGGCGGCCGGCGGCATCACCCCCCTCGCCGATATTCGTAACATCCGCCTCCGGCGCTCAGATCCCAGCGGCACTCCCCAAGACCAAACCCTTAACCTTTGGCAACTGCTGGAAAGTGGCGACCTCAGCCAAAATATCCTGCTGCGGGATGGAGACATGCTGATGATTCCAAAGGCCAGCACCTTTTCTTCTGAGGAGGTTTCGCGCGTGGCCCGGGCTAGCTTTGCCCCCGAAACGATCGGGGTGAACGTGGTTGGCGAAGTGAAAGCCCCCGGCCTCATCAAGCTGCCACCCAACGCCACCCTTAATCAGGCCGTCTTGGCGGCCGGCGGATTCCTGCGCCCCCGCGCCGTCTCCAGCCAAGTTGACCTGATTCGGATTAATCCCGATGGGTCAGCCACCGCCCGCCGCATCCCTATTGACCTGCAAGCCGGCCTGAATGAGGAAACCAATCCCCTGTTGCTGAACAACGACATCGTGGTGATTAACACCAATGGCGTGACCCGGATTACGGACTTCCTGCGGGTGTTGCTGTCGCCTGTGGATAATCTCTCGAACCTGCGTCGCCTGTTGGCCCCCAGCGTTCCCGATTTTCAGTAA
- the gap gene encoding type I glyceraldehyde-3-phosphate dehydrogenase, whose translation MAPIKVAINGFGRIGRLVFRGAIANPDIEVCAINDLFPPESLAYLLKYDSTHGRFKGTVEAAEGGLVVNGKLIPCFACRNPEELPWGDHNVDFVVEATGIFIDHAGASKHLAAGAKRVIISAPTKDPDRVPTLVVGVNHSSFDPAKDFIVSNASCTTNCLAPIAKVIHDNFGLAEGLMTTVHAATATQPTVDGPSRKDLRGGRSAMQNIIPASTGAAKAVTLALPALKGRLTGMAFRVPTADVSVVDLTFRTEQATSYQAICAAMKAAAEGELKGVLGYTEDPVVSTDFTSDAHSSIFDATAGIELNSNFFKIVSWYDNEWGYSMRMVDSIVAMAAKIS comes from the coding sequence ATGGCCCCGATTAAGGTTGCCATTAACGGTTTCGGACGCATTGGCCGATTGGTGTTTCGCGGTGCGATCGCCAATCCCGACATTGAAGTTTGCGCAATTAACGACCTGTTCCCCCCCGAGAGCCTCGCGTACTTGCTGAAATATGACTCCACCCACGGCCGATTCAAGGGCACAGTGGAAGCGGCCGAAGGCGGCCTAGTGGTGAACGGCAAACTGATTCCCTGTTTTGCTTGTCGCAACCCGGAGGAGTTGCCCTGGGGTGACCACAATGTGGACTTTGTGGTGGAAGCCACCGGAATTTTCATTGACCATGCGGGAGCCAGCAAGCACCTGGCCGCTGGGGCAAAGCGGGTGATTATCTCCGCACCCACGAAGGATCCCGATCGCGTGCCGACCCTGGTGGTGGGCGTGAACCACAGCAGCTTTGACCCGGCCAAAGATTTCATCGTGTCCAACGCCAGTTGCACCACCAACTGTTTGGCCCCGATCGCCAAGGTGATTCATGACAACTTCGGTCTTGCTGAAGGGTTGATGACCACTGTCCATGCCGCCACCGCCACCCAGCCCACCGTGGACGGCCCCAGCCGCAAGGATTTGCGCGGCGGCCGCAGTGCCATGCAAAACATCATCCCCGCCTCTACCGGAGCCGCCAAGGCCGTGACCCTGGCTCTGCCGGCCCTGAAGGGGCGCTTGACTGGCATGGCGTTCCGCGTGCCCACGGCCGATGTGTCGGTGGTGGATTTGACCTTCCGCACTGAGCAAGCCACCAGCTACCAAGCCATTTGCGCCGCCATGAAGGCCGCCGCTGAAGGAGAGCTGAAGGGAGTTTTGGGCTACACGGAAGATCCGGTGGTTTCTACGGACTTCACGAGCGATGCCCATTCGAGCATCTTTGACGCAACGGCGGGCATTGAGCTGAACTCGAATTTCTTCAAGATTGTGTCTTGGTATGACAACGAGTGGGGCTACTCGATGCGGATGGTTGATTCGATCGTGGCAATGGCTGCCAAAATTAGCTAA
- a CDS encoding CHAT domain-containing protein has translation MGQGNERAWGQWGRSLRWLGWVGCGLVLGTVSFAAFPAIAQGPAPAPLATPAGAPEFEQARQTYEAGRFTEAIDHWQRAAQQAAQRDDRAAQGAAWHGISLAWGQLGDRAAALKAVQQSLALLAALRGEGAVRLRAAALNQQARLELTAGQAARAIQLLEQAESLYRSAGDRDGQLGASLNRAQALQALGLYGRALIVIEGQIGTAPEAPREPTRLQGLGLLSAGEALRSLGQLARAETWLSQAATVLEQSGTLADRSTAALALARTRALLARQGLDRNDPQWTTLRQQAMASFDRARVAAAAAGSDRDRLWGQLERWEMVFLGLETGSSPGETVSKAQLQALATQVAQLPIGRDRIAAQMRLARWWSTVNEPALALAGLQQAAQAAQALGDHRLTAAVWGQLGETYRQRGETALAARWLEQSLALVEGLAAPEVTYRTARSLGQLRAQGGDRTGSLAAYRLATQAIGQLRNDLAGMDSVVQFSFRDRVEPVYREFVDQLLRGNPSQEDLQAARSAIEALQLVELENFFRQACLDAKPEPLDRAIDGRSDTAAVEAIVLSDRVATLTKLPGQPLRYAVVPVPRATVLQTLQRVQQAVQDPTIPNRERLRLSKQVYDWLVAPIAPELAQSGVKTLVFVLDGPLANIPIAALHDGEQYLLERYNTTRALGLQLFAPKALNPRSLNVLAAGVSEVAPSFQAEKLGALPFVADELDILAQELPAAVLRDQALTEQALRQALQQNNAPIVHVATHAQFSSRADRTFLLAWDRRIELADFDQLLRRPASRPPIELLVLSACETARGDDRATLGLTGIAIQAGTRSVLGTLWQVSDESTALLMGDFYQSLRTGATKAESLRQAQLALLKNPNFRHPFFWAPYILVGNWL, from the coding sequence ATGGGGCAAGGTAACGAGCGGGCGTGGGGGCAATGGGGCCGATCGCTCCGATGGTTGGGTTGGGTGGGTTGTGGGTTGGTGTTGGGAACGGTTTCCTTCGCTGCGTTCCCCGCGATCGCCCAAGGGCCAGCCCCAGCCCCCCTGGCCACCCCGGCCGGCGCTCCGGAGTTTGAACAAGCACGCCAGACCTACGAAGCGGGCCGGTTTACGGAGGCGATCGACCATTGGCAGCGGGCGGCCCAACAGGCGGCCCAACGGGATGATCGCGCGGCCCAAGGAGCCGCCTGGCATGGCATCAGCTTGGCTTGGGGGCAATTGGGCGATCGAGCAGCGGCCTTGAAGGCAGTACAGCAGAGTTTGGCCCTGTTGGCGGCGTTGCGCGGCGAGGGAGCCGTGCGGCTGCGGGCGGCGGCCTTGAATCAGCAAGCCCGGTTGGAGCTGACCGCAGGGCAGGCGGCCCGAGCGATTCAACTTTTGGAGCAGGCGGAATCCCTGTATCGATCGGCGGGCGATCGGGATGGGCAATTGGGAGCCAGCCTGAATCGGGCCCAGGCCCTGCAAGCCCTGGGACTCTACGGGCGTGCTCTGATAGTGATTGAAGGGCAAATTGGCACTGCCCCGGAGGCCCCCCGCGAACCCACACGCTTGCAAGGGTTGGGCCTGCTGTCGGCTGGGGAGGCCTTGCGATCGCTGGGGCAATTGGCCCGAGCGGAAACTTGGTTGAGTCAAGCGGCAACGGTGTTGGAACAGTCGGGAACCCTGGCCGATCGCAGCACCGCCGCCCTGGCCCTGGCCCGCACCCGGGCCCTGTTGGCTCGCCAAGGGTTAGATCGCAATGATCCCCAATGGACGACTCTTCGACAACAGGCCATGGCATCGTTCGATCGAGCAAGGGTGGCGGCAGCGGCAGCCGGGAGCGATCGCGATCGGCTGTGGGGTCAGTTGGAGCGCTGGGAGATGGTGTTTCTGGGTTTGGAAACGGGCAGCTCACCCGGAGAAACCGTCAGCAAGGCTCAACTGCAAGCGTTGGCCACCCAGGTGGCACAGCTCCCGATCGGGCGCGATCGGATTGCGGCCCAAATGCGCCTGGCTCGCTGGTGGTCAACCGTGAATGAACCGGCCTTGGCCCTGGCAGGGTTGCAACAGGCGGCCCAAGCGGCCCAAGCCCTGGGCGATCACCGTTTGACGGCGGCGGTTTGGGGTCAGTTGGGCGAAACCTATCGGCAACGGGGGGAAACTGCCCTGGCGGCGCGTTGGCTGGAGCAATCCCTGGCGCTGGTGGAAGGGTTAGCGGCTCCGGAGGTGACCTATCGCACGGCCCGTTCTCTCGGGCAGTTGCGGGCCCAAGGGGGCGATCGCACCGGTTCCCTGGCGGCCTATCGCCTGGCCACCCAAGCGATCGGGCAACTGCGCAATGACCTGGCCGGGATGGATTCCGTGGTGCAGTTTTCCTTCCGCGATCGGGTGGAGCCGGTTTATCGGGAGTTCGTGGATCAGTTGTTGCGGGGCAACCCCAGCCAGGAAGACTTGCAAGCGGCCCGATCGGCGATCGAGGCTTTGCAGTTGGTGGAATTGGAAAACTTCTTTCGCCAAGCTTGTTTGGATGCCAAACCGGAACCGCTCGATCGGGCCATTGACGGGCGATCGGACACGGCCGCCGTGGAGGCCATTGTTTTAAGCGATCGCGTGGCCACCCTCACCAAATTGCCGGGCCAACCGTTGCGCTATGCCGTGGTTCCTGTGCCCCGAGCCACCGTTCTCCAAACCCTGCAACGGGTGCAACAGGCCGTCCAAGACCCAACCATTCCCAACCGGGAGCGCTTGCGCCTGTCCAAGCAGGTTTATGACTGGCTAGTGGCTCCGATTGCCCCAGAATTAGCCCAATCGGGAGTCAAAACCCTGGTGTTTGTGCTGGATGGGCCCTTGGCGAATATCCCGATCGCCGCCCTCCATGACGGAGAGCAATATCTCTTGGAGCGCTACAACACTACCAGGGCCTTGGGTTTGCAGCTTTTTGCCCCCAAAGCCCTGAACCCGCGATCGCTCAACGTCTTGGCGGCGGGTGTTTCGGAAGTGGCCCCCAGTTTCCAGGCGGAAAAATTGGGAGCCTTGCCCTTTGTGGCCGATGAGCTAGATATTTTGGCCCAGGAGTTACCGGCGGCCGTCCTGCGCGATCAGGCCCTGACGGAGCAGGCCCTGCGCCAAGCCTTGCAGCAAAACAACGCCCCGATCGTCCATGTGGCAACCCATGCCCAGTTCAGCTCCCGAGCCGATCGCACCTTTCTGTTGGCTTGGGATCGCCGCATTGAGTTGGCAGATTTTGACCAACTGTTGCGCCGACCGGCCAGCCGCCCCCCGATCGAACTCTTGGTGTTGAGTGCCTGCGAAACAGCCCGAGGGGACGATCGCGCCACCCTGGGTCTCACGGGCATCGCCATCCAGGCCGGCACTCGCAGCGTATTGGGAACCCTGTGGCAGGTTAGCGACGAATCCACCGCTTTGCTGATGGGAGATTTTTACCAAAGCCTGCGCACCGGAGCCACCAAAGCCGAATCCCTGCGCCAGGCCCAGCTTGCCTTGCTCAAAAACCCCAACTTTCGCCATCCCTTCTTTTGGGCCCCCTATATCCTGGTGGGCAATTGGCTGTGA
- a CDS encoding LysR family transcriptional regulator translates to MGEIAAKLKLSQLRTLVAIADRGNFSQAALDLDISQSAVSHAIATLEDELGAILLNRGRHGATLTDTGREIADSARKILELLNDIERQAKSTRGLDSGHVRVACFRSVATHLLPKAIEHLRHRYPGIAIAIDEYDTSQDIEEELRAGRADVGFVLLPAGSEFETWNVMMDEYWAIVPSSDRYATEVIAWEDLFSRPLILPPRRFLCAQIVLDRFAKLGLNVEPSYEVREDSTILSMVAQGLGATVMARLAAEPIPAQVRAYRLPVPFHRHIGLAILANALHLPPVFAVRDALKETIAHLTLPGQPRPEQPWPNLKRSGRPA, encoded by the coding sequence ATGGGCGAAATTGCTGCAAAACTCAAGTTGTCTCAACTACGAACCCTGGTGGCGATCGCCGATCGGGGAAATTTCAGCCAAGCCGCCCTGGATCTCGACATTTCCCAATCCGCCGTTAGCCACGCGATCGCCACCCTCGAAGACGAACTGGGGGCCATTTTGCTGAATCGCGGCCGCCACGGCGCAACCCTCACCGACACCGGGCGCGAAATTGCCGACAGTGCCCGCAAAATTTTGGAACTGCTCAACGACATTGAGCGCCAGGCCAAAAGCACCCGCGGCCTCGATTCGGGCCATGTGCGCGTGGCCTGTTTTCGCAGCGTGGCCACCCACTTGTTGCCTAAGGCGATCGAGCATTTGCGCCACCGCTACCCCGGCATCGCGATCGCCATTGATGAATACGACACCAGCCAGGACATTGAGGAAGAACTCCGCGCCGGCCGGGCAGATGTTGGTTTTGTCCTGTTGCCCGCAGGCAGTGAGTTTGAAACCTGGAACGTGATGATGGATGAATATTGGGCGATCGTCCCCAGCAGCGATCGATACGCCACGGAGGTGATTGCCTGGGAAGATTTATTTTCTCGCCCGCTGATTTTGCCGCCCCGGCGATTTTTGTGTGCGCAAATTGTGCTCGATCGCTTCGCCAAGCTGGGCCTGAACGTGGAACCCAGCTACGAAGTCCGGGAAGATTCCACCATCCTGAGCATGGTGGCCCAAGGATTGGGCGCAACGGTCATGGCCCGGCTGGCCGCCGAACCGATCCCAGCCCAGGTGCGGGCCTATCGGCTGCCCGTGCCCTTTCACCGACACATCGGTCTGGCCATCTTGGCCAATGCGCTGCATTTGCCGCCCGTGTTTGCGGTGCGTGATGCGCTGAAGGAAACGATCGCCCATTTAACGCTGCCGGGCCAACCCCGACCAGAACAGCCCTGGCCCAATCTCAAGCGATCGGGACGGCCTGCCTAA
- a CDS encoding peroxiredoxin, with protein sequence MTLRLGDTVPNFTQASTHGSIDFYTWAGDSWVVLFSHPADYTPVCTTELGRVAQLKGEFDKRNVKALALSVDSVDSHHGWTADIEETQSTTLNYPILADEDKKVSELYGMIHPNSSTGNTLTVRSVFIIDPNKKLRLTITYPASTGRNFDELLRVIDSLQLTDNYSVATPADWTDGGDCVVVPSIPTEEARQKFPKGVTEIKPYLRLTPQPNK encoded by the coding sequence ATGACTCTCAGACTTGGCGATACCGTCCCTAATTTCACGCAGGCTTCCACCCACGGCTCGATCGACTTCTACACTTGGGCTGGTGATAGCTGGGTGGTGCTGTTTTCGCACCCGGCGGACTATACCCCCGTGTGCACCACCGAGCTGGGCCGCGTTGCCCAACTGAAGGGTGAATTTGACAAGCGCAATGTGAAGGCGCTGGCCCTGAGCGTTGACAGCGTGGATTCGCACCATGGCTGGACGGCCGACATTGAAGAAACCCAAAGCACGACGCTGAATTACCCGATTCTGGCCGACGAAGATAAGAAAGTGTCGGAACTGTACGGGATGATTCACCCCAATTCCAGCACCGGTAACACCCTGACGGTGCGATCGGTCTTCATCATCGATCCCAACAAAAAGCTGCGTTTGACGATCACCTATCCCGCTAGCACCGGCCGCAACTTTGATGAGCTGTTGCGCGTGATTGACTCGCTGCAACTGACCGATAACTACAGTGTGGCTACGCCCGCTGACTGGACAGATGGCGGCGATTGCGTGGTGGTTCCCTCGATCCCCACCGAGGAAGCTCGCCAGAAATTCCCCAAGGGCGTGACGGAAATCAAGCCTTACCTGCGCCTGACTCCCCAGCCCAACAAGTAA
- a CDS encoding alpha/beta hydrolase encodes MALLEAIAISPEANRTPAAMLVALHGWGANANDVAALAPLLNLPDWHMEFPQAPMAYPYSNEGRMWYDLESSDYPGLQASRDQLQNWLLATTERSGIPLDRTILCGFSQGGAMALDVGLALPLAGVASLSGYFHTLPQVSSLKQGPQVLVTHGRQDLVVPIQAAWQVRDDLQARDATVTYLELDGGHEIQMSQISALRTFSLACISASCPK; translated from the coding sequence GTGGCTTTATTAGAGGCGATCGCGATTTCCCCCGAGGCGAACCGCACACCAGCGGCAATGCTGGTCGCGCTTCATGGTTGGGGGGCAAATGCAAATGATGTGGCCGCGTTGGCTCCGTTGCTGAACTTGCCAGATTGGCACATGGAATTTCCCCAAGCCCCCATGGCCTATCCCTACTCCAATGAAGGGCGCATGTGGTACGACTTGGAATCGTCCGATTATCCAGGCTTGCAGGCCAGTCGAGACCAGCTCCAAAACTGGCTGTTGGCCACCACGGAGCGATCGGGCATCCCGCTCGATCGAACCATCCTTTGTGGATTTTCCCAAGGTGGAGCCATGGCCCTAGACGTGGGGTTAGCGCTACCCCTGGCCGGCGTTGCTTCCCTCAGTGGCTATTTTCACACCCTGCCGCAAGTCAGCTCCCTCAAACAGGGGCCCCAAGTGCTGGTGACCCACGGCCGTCAAGATCTCGTCGTTCCAATCCAAGCCGCCTGGCAAGTGCGCGACGATCTCCAAGCCCGCGATGCCACCGTCACCTATTTGGAACTCGATGGGGGCCATGAAATCCAAATGAGCCAAATTTCCGCCCTGCGCACCTTCTCCCTCGCCTGCATTTCAGCATCCTGTCCGAAATGA
- the purH gene encoding bifunctional phosphoribosylaminoimidazolecarboxamide formyltransferase/IMP cyclohydrolase, translating to MTRTALLSVSDKTGLIELARQLVERFGFTLVSSGGTANAIKAAGLPVTKVSDYTGFPEILGGRVKTLHPRVHGGILARTDLEGDRADLAANEIPAIDLVVVNLYPFEQTIAREGVTLPEAIEQIDIGGPAMIRAAAKNHSRVTVLCNPAQYDRYLHELSSNGTPSLEFRLQCAREAFWHTSTYDSAIATYLSQQADNPADLDRPALATPVEWAIAGKRVQSLRYGENPHQSAAWYRSGSTPSGWAAAEQLQGKELSYNNLVDLESARSLIAEFVAADAPPAAAILKHNNPCGVALGSSADAPLLEAYRKALEADSVSAFGGIVALNRPIDAETAAALTETFLECIVAPGCDEAARALLQKKQNLRVLVLPDLLAGPAATVKTIAGGFLLQAADDEPSDPNTWRVVTEKQPTADQLAELAFAWRVVKHVKSNAIVVTSNRSTLGIGAGQMNRVGSVAIALNQAGDQAPGAVLASDGFFPFDDSVRTAAAAGIGAIVQPGGSVRDEDSIKAANELGLVMLMTDRRHFLH from the coding sequence ATGACGCGGACAGCCCTGCTTAGTGTTTCTGACAAAACTGGTCTAATCGAACTGGCTCGCCAACTGGTGGAACGGTTCGGCTTTACCCTGGTCAGCAGCGGTGGCACGGCTAATGCCATCAAAGCCGCAGGACTCCCCGTGACCAAGGTTTCGGACTATACAGGCTTCCCGGAAATTTTGGGCGGCCGGGTCAAGACACTCCACCCGCGTGTGCATGGGGGAATTTTGGCCCGCACCGATTTGGAGGGCGATCGCGCTGATTTGGCTGCCAATGAGATCCCCGCAATCGACTTGGTGGTGGTGAATCTTTATCCCTTTGAGCAGACGATCGCCCGGGAAGGGGTGACGCTGCCGGAGGCGATCGAACAAATTGATATCGGTGGCCCCGCCATGATCCGCGCCGCTGCCAAAAACCACAGCCGCGTAACGGTGCTGTGCAACCCAGCTCAATACGATCGCTACTTACATGAGCTGAGCAGCAATGGCACACCATCCCTGGAATTCCGGTTGCAGTGCGCCCGCGAAGCCTTTTGGCACACCTCCACCTATGACAGCGCGATCGCCACTTACCTGAGCCAACAGGCCGACAATCCCGCCGATTTGGATCGACCCGCCTTGGCAACGCCAGTGGAATGGGCGATCGCGGGTAAGCGGGTGCAAAGCCTGCGCTATGGCGAAAATCCCCACCAAAGCGCCGCTTGGTATCGCAGCGGCTCCACCCCCAGCGGTTGGGCGGCTGCGGAACAACTCCAGGGCAAAGAACTGAGTTACAACAACTTGGTGGATCTGGAGTCGGCCCGGAGCCTGATTGCGGAATTTGTGGCCGCCGATGCTCCTCCGGCGGCGGCTATTCTGAAGCACAACAATCCCTGTGGTGTGGCCCTGGGATCGTCGGCTGATGCCCCCCTGCTTGAGGCCTATCGCAAGGCCCTGGAAGCGGATTCGGTGTCAGCATTTGGCGGCATCGTGGCCCTGAACCGCCCGATCGACGCAGAAACGGCCGCCGCGCTCACGGAAACCTTCCTGGAATGCATTGTGGCTCCTGGCTGTGATGAGGCAGCTCGCGCCTTGTTGCAGAAAAAACAAAACCTGCGAGTCTTGGTGCTGCCGGATCTGTTAGCGGGACCGGCGGCCACGGTGAAGACGATCGCGGGCGGCTTTTTGCTCCAGGCGGCCGACGACGAACCCAGCGACCCGAACACCTGGCGCGTGGTGACGGAAAAGCAACCAACGGCGGATCAGCTCGCGGAGTTGGCCTTTGCCTGGCGGGTGGTGAAGCATGTGAAGTCCAATGCGATCGTGGTGACCAGCAACCGATCGACCCTGGGGATCGGTGCGGGCCAAATGAATCGCGTGGGTTCCGTGGCGATCGCCCTCAACCAAGCGGGCGACCAAGCCCCGGGCGCTGTTTTGGCCAGCGATGGGTTCTTTCCCTTTGATGACTCGGTGCGGACGGCGGCGGCGGCGGGCATCGGGGCGATCGTCCAGCCCGGTGGCAGCGTGCGCGATGAAGACTCGATCAAGGCGGCCAATGAACTGGGTTTGGTGATGCTGATGACCGATCGCCGCCACTTCCTGCACTAA
- the ctpB gene encoding carboxyl-terminal processing protease CtpB, whose product MPAVSSVSRHWFDWRRSPKSLGVKVAIAAASVALLHPALSLPAFSQDREPPAPEPGQFQDSPKQIVDEAWQIINREYVDGQFNQNDWQAIRQDLLSRQYTSRDEAYEALRKAIKLLNDPYTRFMTPEQFEELTNQTAGELSGIGIRMGVDDKTKHLQVVEPMPNSPAARAGLKTGDLILSIDGQATKDMSPDKASSLIRGQAGTAVKLEIQRAGGAPFSVSLTRARIEVPIVRSSLQTESGIRVGYIRLNEFSAHAAEQMERAIEDLKGKQAEAFVLDLRGNPGGLLNASIEIARMWLDAGSIVSTTDRAGNSQAARANRTSLTNLPLAVLVDGNSASASEILTGALKDNRRALVVGSQTFGKALVQSVHSLGDGSGLAVTIAHYYTPAGTDINKTGISPDVEIKLSDEQEYYLFSNGGRLLATESDPQYTRAVTMLRNRIAANNNVAPLPQ is encoded by the coding sequence ATGCCCGCTGTCTCGTCGGTTTCGCGTCATTGGTTTGATTGGCGGCGATCGCCCAAGAGCCTGGGCGTAAAGGTGGCGATCGCGGCGGCCAGCGTTGCCCTGCTTCATCCAGCCCTGAGTTTGCCGGCCTTCAGCCAAGACCGGGAGCCGCCCGCCCCGGAACCCGGCCAATTCCAAGACAGCCCCAAGCAAATCGTGGATGAAGCTTGGCAAATCATCAACCGTGAATATGTGGATGGGCAGTTTAACCAAAATGATTGGCAAGCCATCCGCCAAGACCTCCTGAGCCGCCAATATACGTCGCGGGATGAAGCCTACGAAGCCCTGCGCAAGGCGATTAAGCTGCTGAATGATCCCTACACGCGCTTCATGACTCCTGAGCAGTTTGAGGAGCTGACCAACCAAACGGCCGGCGAGCTGTCTGGGATTGGGATTCGGATGGGGGTAGATGACAAGACGAAGCACTTGCAAGTGGTGGAGCCAATGCCCAACTCACCGGCCGCTCGGGCCGGTTTGAAGACGGGAGATCTGATCCTGTCGATCGATGGGCAAGCCACCAAGGACATGTCTCCCGACAAGGCTTCCAGCTTGATTCGGGGCCAGGCGGGCACGGCGGTGAAGCTGGAAATTCAGCGGGCGGGCGGTGCGCCGTTTTCGGTGTCCTTAACCCGCGCCCGAATTGAAGTGCCGATCGTTCGATCGAGCCTGCAAACGGAATCGGGCATTCGGGTAGGCTATATCCGCCTCAATGAGTTCAGCGCCCATGCGGCCGAACAGATGGAGCGGGCGATCGAGGATTTGAAAGGTAAGCAGGCCGAAGCGTTTGTCTTGGATCTGCGCGGCAATCCGGGCGGTCTCTTGAACGCCAGCATTGAGATTGCACGCATGTGGCTCGATGCCGGCAGCATTGTCAGCACGACCGATCGCGCAGGAAACAGCCAAGCCGCCCGGGCCAACCGCACTTCCCTCACGAACTTGCCGCTGGCGGTGTTGGTGGATGGCAATTCCGCCAGTGCCAGCGAAATTTTGACCGGGGCGCTGAAGGATAACCGTCGGGCGCTCGTGGTGGGAAGCCAAACCTTTGGCAAGGCCCTGGTTCAATCGGTGCATAGCTTGGGTGATGGTTCGGGTTTAGCCGTCACGATCGCCCATTACTACACCCCCGCTGGCACGGACATCAACAAAACCGGCATCAGCCCCGATGTGGAAATCAAGCTATCGGATGAGCAGGAATATTATCTGTTCTCCAATGGCGGGCGACTGTTGGCCACCGAGAGCGATCCCCAATACACACGGGCTGTGACCATGCTTCGGAACCGGATTGCGGCTAATAACAATGTGGCCCCGCTGCCTCAGTAG